The following nucleotide sequence is from Pochonia chlamydosporia 170 chromosome 4, whole genome shotgun sequence.
GTTGCTTACCAAGGATTCCCATGTCCTGAGTGTCATCTTCAAATGCTAGCTTTTGTGTGCCGATACGAAACCAAGACAGGCAGGTATGTCGATCATGATGAAAGTATCCCAATGCTAAAGAGGGCCGTGGAGAAACCACGCACACCATGTTGGCTAGCAGGCAATATCGTTTTGAGCTGCCGCATACAGTCAAATCCGCTCTACAGGTAAAGTCAGGTTTTCCTAAGAAGCAAATGGAGTGTTCAACTAATATAAAACGTGGCCGGCTCTTCCTTAGGATTCTGCCAGTCCCAACCGTCTCAAAGATAGACCCGCAAGGAACTGAGAATAAAATCTATCTCAGGCAAGTCCACTAAAGTTCTTTTGCTATAAGTTATCAATTTTCAGCAACAATGTCCATAAAAATCGCTATTTTAGCCACACTGGCTGCCATTCCAGCTGCACTTGCGGCTCCAGCTGTTCCTCAAAGCTCGATAAGAGCCGATGGCCTGAGTCTCATTAAAACTTCTGCAACTGACCCCGGGCAGTGGGTTACCGAGCAAGAGAAGTTGGATCGATTCACCTCAAAAAATATTGGGTTTATCGACATTACCGATATtgctgatgaagaagttttgTCTATTCTCTCGGGAAGTGAACCCAGCAACTTGATTACCCGGGCTATAAATTACCCAAGCGGCGCGTTACACAAGGACGAAGGCAGCAAATTGGTGGCCAATATCAACGCCAACGGCCCCAAGAGCTGGCTAAAGACATTCACAGAGTAAGAAATCGCCATCACCTACTCAAGTTAGTCACTTCGACCACTCTTCTAATTATGAGCAAGTTTCCACAATCGCCGGTACAATACCGCTGTTGGTGCGGAAGCCGCCAACTGGCTCTTTGGGAAAGTAAAGGAAATATCTTCCAAGAACACAGCAATTACCGTCAAGCAATTCAAGCATACGCGCTTCAACCAGCAGTCTATCATCGCAAAAATACCCGGGAGTAGCTCTAACCTAGGTTCGTGGTATCCTGGCTTTTACAGCTGTGTTGGCGTTTCTAACCTTCTGCTAGTCGTTGTTGGTGCACATCTAGACTCCACGAGCTCTTCAAGCTCAGGTAGAAGTCCCGGCGCAGAGGATGACGGTTCCGGAAGTGTTGTTATCCTTGAGGCCCTTCGCGTCCTTGCCGAGTCTGGAATCAAACCCAAGAACACCATTGAGTTTCACTGGTATGCCGGTGAAGAGGGTGGCCTGTTGGGGTCCAAGGATGTCTGGGCAAATTACAAGGCCTCGAACCAAAATGTAATCGGATACCTTAATCAGGACATGGCGGGCTGGTCTCCGAGCGGAACTCCGGCTGTTTTCCAAGACTTTGTCGATTCCAAGCTTTCTCAATACATCACCGCCCTCATCAAAGATTATTTCAATATCACGCCGAATACGTCCCGCTGTGGTTACAGATGCTCCGATCATGCCAGCGCCACGGCCAATGGATTCCGTAAGTTGGCCATCCCCAATCAACCAATTAACGAACAGAATTTTGCTGATTCTAATAGCTTCTGCTTTTGTCGCGGATGAGGTCATGGGTAAATCATTCAAGGACATTCACACCGAGAGAGACGTCAGTTTCCCCACAAAGACTCCGAGTATCCCTCTGCAATCAATTGGCTAACAACACATATCAGACGTACGATATAATCATGTGGCCGACGATTCTTCTTCACTCAAAGATTGTTGCGAGTTATCTGCTTGAGGCGTCGTATATTTGATACGCCTAATAGTTCATGTTTGTTGTTTAGCAATGTAAATAAACTACTAAGATGTAGATATACGGGAATTAAATGactggtgtggtgttgtccCGCCCAAGTCAAGTACAGCGGGTTTTACCACTGGCAGGTGGACAATAGGGCGCTAGGTTAGGATGAGACGACACCCATTGTCGAAATGAGGCTTGAGTTTCTAGTAAGTAGCCCTGTTGGTTGTGCTTGGAAGTAGGCGAGTAGGTACTGCGTCCGTAGGTTATGGGGGCAAAAGATTGCATCATGTCATAACCTTGGTGTGTGTACTTCTCCCTCTCAACCCTCAAGAGAGTGCATGCCAGTAGACACATTGTAAAAGTTCAGCATTCAGCTCAACTCCCACAACCATCACGTCAACAGGATTCTGCGTCGGGTCTTTTCACCTCCGTTCCCGCGCACTCTACAAACTAAACGTCTTGTGTGGGACCGGCTCTTACGTGCTATATGAAACACTGTAAACACTGAACCCCCCAAAACCAGCCTCCCAGTTAATGGACGCCGAAACGCTCAATCCATTGGATCGTCGTTTGGCATTTGGGCTTAGCTTTACATAAGTATCCGGTTTACTAGCGATCGTCAAGCTGTATTTTGAGCCTTTCGGGTTGTAGGTGATGGTAAAAGCCTGTGCTTTTTTGATGTTCGATGTAAGTTGACCAATTAAAGGGAAGCCGGCAATATATTTATTGTCCCAAGCTGACTGGATGTAGAATTGATTACCAGCGCCCGGCCCGCCGACGGTGTGAATAATCCATCTTTGTTTGGGATCGTCGTGTGCTTTTGTGGCGAGTGATATGCCTGTAAATGCTCCGTTAATGTTGCTAAGAGCGAGACCGAACATTTCAAAGGTCAGATGACGGCCTTCGGTCAGCTCGCCGCGCACTTGCTTAAAGCCATCCTCCACGAGTTGGGACATATTCTGGTTAGCATTCTTGACACCATATGGAACTGGAGGCTTGTTGCTTTTGTGGTCCTGAAGACACTTTGCAGCACCAACCCAGGGTCCGGTCAGGGAGCCAAGACTCAGGTTACCACTCCAGTGTGAGCCATCATCAGGCAGCGAAGCTGGCGTGTCCACCGCCGTAATATGAGGTTTGGAAAGGTCGGGCTTGAAGTGTGTCTCGGCATTAGCATGTGGACAAACATCTCGAAGACGATCCCGGGCGCCGTCTAAATTTTAACTCactttgtcaaagtcaaacgCATTTaccaagttggacatgtGGTCACGTCTCCATTGTGTGACTGCCTTGCTTCGCACCCCTTCATAGCCGTGTGCTGCTGCCCATTCTTCGATAAACTGGATATCAGAGGTGTGATCTGCAAACTCCGTGAAGACATGACCACCTCTCGTCCAAGGAGAGATAATAAACCGCGGAGTCCGCCAGCCTGGTCAGCCAGTCGTTAGCAAAAGACTTGTCTGGAAGGATGCGAGGCATCTAAACTTCTTTTTGACGAAAGGTGGggaaaggcaaagaagaaggataaaCACGGGAGCGTACCTGGTCCTAAAGGAACGTCTCCAAACTGGCTATACGGGTCCTTGAGCCATTCTCCAGCGGTTCCTTTTGGTGCAACAACAGGCACGACGTGGTCTGCCCAACCTCCTTGTTCTGTAACACATGGCCGATTAGCCACGGGTGTCTGTAGCGGTTAAGATTGCTTTGGGATGCATCTCACCGTCATAACTAATAATAAGCACGGTCTCTTTGTAGGCAGGGCTATTGGTGATtgcatcaacaaccttcttCTGCAACCAAGCGCCATCccttggcaagtttgggGCATGTTCGCTTTGCTCCTGAGGGCCGACAATCCAACTGATTTGGGGTAGGGTGCCCGTGCCTGCGGCTTTGTAGAAGGCGTCAAGACCAGGATAGGAATTGCCTTTGTTGCGAAGAGAAGACCCATTTTTGGCAAGCTGGTACTGTTCAAAATATGCCAGCATATTATCCTCAAAGTTGTCAAAATCTTGCCACACTTGCCAGGAAATCCCCGCATCTTCTAAATACTCGGGGAAAGTTTTCCACACAAACGGGAAGCAATTGAGACCTGGTGCCTCACAGCCTGTACGTGAGAAGGGTCGATCATCAAGTCAGTTTCGCGTTCATGCCGCAACAAGCCCTCCATGGTAGGCAGTATGGTGTGGTGAGAAGGGGAGAATCTCACCTGGGGTTGCGCTATTGTCGATAATCATCCCTCCTTTGCCGTCCGGGTTAGTGGGTGACCCGGGTATGTTGACAGAACCGCTCATCCAAGTAATGCGGTTCGGGTCTGTTGCAGCAAGAATACTTTGGCTAGCCATGTCTGCGACAGTCCAGCCCTCAGCAATGTCAAAATGCGTCGGGACGTCTTCTCTCTTGAAATATCCCAAGCTATAGGGTCCATCCGCTTGTGCCCAATTGTTACCCAGTCCACCATTATAGGCAGAGTGCATCGTGCTCCAGCCATTATCACCAGCACCCATGCATTGTGTTGCGCTGATCCAGTCGCCACCAAGGTAATTTATATGCCATGGCTTGAGGACGCTGACTCCATTTTGCGGAGGGATCGGTCTGTGAACGATATTAGCGCAACTGTTCAGTGAATATTCCCTCTGGTTGCtgttccttttcttctttttttgaGGGTGCTTAATTTTTGAGGTAGGTAACATCTGTCTTCTTGGGTCGCCTTGACGCACTGCTCAAATGTGGATTTACCATCTGGGTTTACTTGTACATTGGGATCAGCGAAGCCACGAACACCTGCCATTGTGCCAAAGTACTGTGCGATACCCAAAGTTAGAGGTGTACCATCGTGGAGTAATGCCCAAGAGACAGCTCGAAGCTTCTGCGACTTACGTGATCAAATGCTCGGTTTTCCTGCATGAACAAGACAATATGCTTGACATCCTTGAGTGATCCGGCCTGGGCTGCCAGAGGCAACACCAGAGCCAAGACTGAGTGGCAAGGTTTCAGGTACATTATgctgccagacttgacttgacaggtTCGCCTTGGCACATGGAAATTTATACGACAAGGTGACCGTTCAGACAAGCCACCATCCGGACTCCTTCTAGCAAATCGTGACGCTCAACTGAGAAACCACGTCTAGCATTAATTATATATACCAATGTCGGAGCGATGAGTCGTAGTGGGTTCTGGTCCCCCCCTCCTCACGAAGATCCTAGCAAGAAACCTCGAATGTGCAGAAGCCATACACGGCCCGGTTGtcctggctggcaaggcaCGTGGGGAAAGTCATGAGAAATGAATTGTCGAAATTTGTTAGTACGCGTGATACATTGGCGCAAACTTTGCACCAGGGCT
It contains:
- a CDS encoding non-hemolytic phospholipase C precursor (similar to Talaromyces marneffei ATCC 18224 XP_002148069.1), which codes for MYLKPCHSVLALVLPLAAQAGSLKDVKHIVLFMQENRAFDHYFGTMAGVRGFADPNVQVNPDGKSTFEQPIPPQNGVSVLKPWHINYLGGDWISATQCMGAGDNGWSTMHSAYNGGLGNNWAQADGPYSLGYFKREDVPTHFDIAEGWTVADMASQSILAATDPNRITWMSGSVNIPGSPTNPDGKGGMIIDNSATPGCEAPGLNCFPFVWKTFPEYLEDAGISWQVWQDFDNFEDNMLAYFEQYQLAKNGSSLRNKGNSYPGLDAFYKAAGTGTLPQISWIVGPQEQSEHAPNLPRDGAWLQKKVVDAITNSPAYKETVLIISYDEQGGWADHVVPVVAPKGTAGEWLKDPYSQFGDVPLGPGWRTPRFIISPWTRGGHVFTEFADHTSDIQFIEEWAAAHGYEGVRSKAVTQWRRDHMSNLVNAFDFDKPDLSKPHITAVDTPASLPDDGSHWSGNLSLGSLTGPWVGAAKCLQDHKSNKPPVPYGVKNANQNMSQLVEDGFKQVRGELTEGRHLTFEMFGLALSNINGAFTGISLATKAHDDPKQRWIIHTVGGPGAGNQFYIQSAWDNKYIAGFPLIGQLTSNIKKAQAFTITYNPKGSKYSLTIASKPDTYVKLSPNAKRRSNGLSVSASINWEAGFGGFSVYSVSYST
- a CDS encoding peptidase family M28 (similar to Metarhizium robertsii ARSEF 23 XP_007817186.1), producing the protein MSIKIAILATLAAIPAALAAPAVPQSSIRADGLSLIKTSATDPGQWVTEQEKLDRFTSKNIGFIDITDIADEEVLSILSGSEPSNLITRAINYPSGALHKDEGSKLVANINANGPKSWLKTFTDFHNRRYNTAVGAEAANWLFGKVKEISSKNTAITVKQFKHTRFNQQSIIAKIPGSSSNLVVVGAHLDSTSSSSSGRSPGAEDDGSGSVVILEALRVLAESGIKPKNTIEFHWYAGEEGGLLGSKDVWANYKASNQNVIGYLNQDMAGWSPSGTPAVFQDFVDSKLSQYITALIKDYFNITPNTSRCGYRCSDHASATANGFPSAFVADEVMGKSFKDIHTERDTYDIIMWPTILLHSKIVASYLLEASYI